From the Theileria equi strain WA chromosome 4 map unlocalized gcontig_1105316255041, whole genome shotgun sequence genome, one window contains:
- a CDS encoding hypothetical protein (encoded by transcript BEWA_047010A), whose product MRHIIVTIAVTLVACSDKQGETVGDHGASGGQGADQPNGTSHTGLFGYPGQSTSRSSTPSPVETVDVKDVKDAKEELGKLKDTLGEHAQKAKAVVKEFEEALERLEDCIKTIKSLPNISESKNKDDLKDMEELEIEAKDVLNDDIVKMNVISKKSTDLISELDEFIKKENSLETLKDKLTEVTVTVNKDEKALKEFTQKEKVIKERLSEAEVRISELKSGTLQKDHKTTVFEGIFSGERDAPRGKVFTREEFATLIRSKEKIEKVGKNDVLKLVLTAAYLLEKRRHYLKNAKNEIEQKVNKANRLLAHSTRISSLFEGSKNSKIEALSADVQDIKSTMDETYKTISRIIDSNSVDKYLETLEECGKKLTDSKTNFDDALRKKCVGDSRNTLLFIELYEKNKALDEHFKNAREAISKMESLVEQIKDKSESYSSDEEDDNSNNESDAGVKNGRPVLTSGAPPAPTPEQSKVENKSEVNMFGTMIPLITAVFIVLV is encoded by the coding sequence ATGAGACACATAATCGTGACTATTGCCGTTACACTGGTAGCATGTTCAGATAAACAAGGAGAAACAGTAGGTGATCATGGCGCTAGTGGTGGACAAGGAGCTGATCAACCGAATGGAACATCACATACAGGTCTTTTTGGATATCCGGGCCAATCAACTAGCAGATCTTCAACTCCATCTCCAGTGGAAACAGTAGATGTAAAGGATGTTAAAGATGCTAAAGAAGAACTTGGAAAACTCAAGGATACTCTTGGCGAGCATGCACAAAAGGCTAAGGCAGTTGTTAAGGAGTTTGAAGAGGCACTCGAAAGGTTAGAAGATTGTATTAAAACGATAAAGAGTCTCCCTAACATCTCTGAAAGTAAGAATAAGGATGATCTTAAGGACATGGAGGAGCTAGAAATAGAGGCTAAAGATGTGTTAAATGACGACATTGTCAAGATGAATGTGATATCCAAGAAAAGCACCGACCTAATTTCTGAACTTGATGAGTTTATAAAAAAAGAAAACAGTCTGGAGACATTAAAGGACAAGCTTACTGAAGTAACTGTCACTGTGAATAAAGACGAGAAAGCCCTAAAAGAGTTTACTCAAAAAGAAAAGGTCATCAAAGAACGGCTTTCGGAAGCTGAGGTTAGAATAAGTGAATTAAAGTCTGGAACTCTCCAAAAGGATCATAAAACGACCGTTTTCGAGGGAATCTTTTCTGGAGAACGGGATGCTCCCAGGGGCAAAGTGTTCACCAGAGAGGAATTTGCAACTCTTATTAGGTCTAAAGAAAAGATTGAAAAGGTAGGGAAAAATGATGTTCTCAAATTGGTCTTGACAGCAGCCTACTTGTTAGAAAAACGCAGGCACTATCTTAAAAATGCTAAAAACGAAATAGAACAAAAGGTTAATAAGGCTAATAGACTCTTGGCACACTCCACAAGGATATCATCATTATTTGAAGGCTCCAAGAATTCAAAAATAGAGGCACTAAGTGCAGATGTACAAGATATAAAGTCGACTATGGATGAAACATACAAAACAATATCGAGGATTATAGACAGTAATTCCGTTGATAAGTATCTTGAAACTTTGGAGGAATGCGGGAAGAAACTGACAGATTCTAAAACTAATTTTGATGATGCTTTAAGAAAGAAATGTGTTGGAGACTCAAGAAATACCCTTTTATTCATAGAACTCTATGAGAAGAATAAAGCTCTGGatgaacattttaaaaatgctCGTGAAGCTATTTCCAAGATGGAGAGTCTTGTGGAACAGATCAAGGATAAATCAGAGTCTTATAGTTCTGACGAAGAAGATGACAACTCAAACAATGAAAGTGACGCTGGTGTTAAAAATGGACGTCCAGTTCTTACATCAGGAGCACCTCCAGCCCCTACGCCAGAGCAAAGCAAGGTAGAAAACAAGAGTGAAGTGAATATGTTTGGTACAATGATCCCCTTAATCACTGCAGTCTTTATAGTTCTGGTCTAA
- a CDS encoding signal peptide containing protein (encoded by transcript BEWA_046970A) — translation MDPLPVFYLVCILFTKASAFSTSAFSFNVANPDGAHTDFTKQTYPGITHRQYIVKDGHYISSVLEKGTELWKAKEDNEKCVSINLYYKGNAFFMDLWVINGGLTIKRFEKVGGKWKNVELEEFNEKLNGVV, via the coding sequence ATGGATCCTTTACCCGTGTTTTATTTGGTGTGCATACTATTTACAAAGGCATCCGCTTTCAGTACTTCTGCATTCTCTTTTAATGTAGCCAACCCAGATGGTGCCCATACCGATTTTACAAAACAAACATACCCTGGAATCACACACAGACAATACATTGTGAAAGATGGTCACTACATCTCCTCTGTTTTGGAAAAGGGTACAGAGCTATGGAAGGCTAAGgaagataatgaaaagtgTGTCTCCATTAATTTGTACTACAAGGGCAATGCATTCTTTATGGATTTGTGGGTCATTAATGGAGGTTTGACTATTAAACGCTTTGAGAAGGTTGGtggaaaatggaagaatgtggaaCTTGAAGAGTTTAACGAAAAGCTGAATGGAGTGGTTTGA
- a CDS encoding hypothetical protein (encoded by transcript BEWA_046990A) has product MLYFNEEIPALVTIHAIKGDERSTVYRYHNGKQWKDTKEDDHNSRLTALKKKYNLRDDNGVRTKKYSPKPGHNVVWVKDGDESLWKAQPHYSRNGRIKLFDGYDSCSSCVLYKNGNVELLELTLFENASSRGYKYFEKNGGEWKDLTRNDFFNKLTDMSKSGSSPNPSSDPSTPSQ; this is encoded by the exons ATGCTATATTTTAATGAGGAAATTCCAGCATTGGTTACGATCCATGCCATTAAAGGAGACGAAAGGTCTACGGTTTATAGATACCATAATGGTAAGCAGTGGAAGGATactaaagaagatgatcATAATAGTAGGCTGACCGCTCTAAAGAAGAAGTATAACCTGAGG gatgataatggaGTAAGGACCAAGAAATACTCCCCAAAACCCGGTCACAATGTTGTATGGGTTAAGGATGGTGATGAGTCTCTATGGAAGGCTCAACCACATTATTCtagaaatggaagaataaaactgTTTGATGGATATGATTCTTGTTCATCATGTGTGTTAtataagaatggaaatgtaGAACTACTGGAACTTACTCTCTTTGAGAACGCATCTTCAAGGGGGTataagtactttgaaaagaatggtggagaatggaaagatCTCACTAGGAATGACTTCTTCAATAAGCTTACTGACATGAGTAAATCTGGATCATCCCCTAATCCTTCTTCAGATCCTTCTACTCCATCTCAATAG
- a CDS encoding hypothetical protein (encoded by transcript BEWA_047020A), whose amino-acid sequence MKKLAILWTFYIAYIIESCNCSDKENKSEIKSNSAYYKGLESVSQETNCVNLQTCHASIAHFVEDGGSLNNDQTLDLAEECPSGVNMTQHCEREVTHRIYAPRKGAAIVLIKDSGMEVWRSNGDEKCTFVQCYKGETTLLALEIRACGSFRVKHLELRESSWIGVRLREFTMKLNKMMGISRSFNED is encoded by the coding sequence ATGAAGAAACTAGCGATCCTGTGGACATTTTATATTGCCTATATAATCGAGTCATGCAACTGCTCAGACAAAGAGAACAAGAGTGAAATAAAGAGTAACAGCGCCtattataaaggcctgGAAAGTGTTTCCCAAGAGACTAATTGTGTGAACCTCCAGACATGCCACGCCTCGATTGCTCACTTTGTTGAGGACGGTGGCAGCTTAAATAATGACCAAACGCTCGACTTGGCAGAAGAGTGTCCGAGTGGAGTTAATATGACCCAGCATTGTGAGAGAGAAGTAACACACAGAATATATGCGCCAAGAAAAGGAGCTGCAATTGTGCTGATTAAAGACAGTGGAATGGAGGTTTGGAGATCAAACGGAGATGAGAAATGTACGTTTGTACAGTGCTATAAAGGGGAAACTACTCTCTTGGCCCTGGAAATTCGTGCATGTGGAAGCTTTAGGGTGAAACATCTAGAGCTGAGAGAATCAAGTTGGATTGGGGTGCGACTAAGGGAGTTTACAATGAAGCTCAATAAAATGATGggaatctccagaagcttTAATGAAGACTAG
- a CDS encoding hypothetical protein (encoded by transcript BEWA_047050A): MKVTAFLFMLATIQLCYSGNVGTESICSENDTNGQQEATNIIYAPEQDYIPSQRISITMNIADLNLDWFEMEGSMRAGLICARYDYYATKVVYGDDILWTSEDGWECTHVFVNSNSIKMLIVMGFRRGIQTDYKALFRQNGQPWERVSMMDAGRLVFDIEDT, from the coding sequence ATGAAGGTCACAGCTTTTCTTTTCATGCTTGCAACCATACAATTATGTTATTCCGGAAACGTTGGAACAGAGTCTATATGCTCAGAAAACGACACAAATGGTCAACAAGAAGCAACAAACATAATTTATGCACCAGAACAAGATTATATTCCATCTCAGAGGATATCAATAACTATGAACATTGCAGATCTAAACCTTGACTGGTTTGAAATGGAGGGGAGCATGAGGGCTGGACTGATATGTGCAAGGTACGACTACTATGCAACAAAGGTAGTATATGGTGATGATATCCTTTGGACGTCCGAAGATGGCTGGGAATGTACACAtgtatttgtaaattcAAACTCGATAAAGATGCTAATTGTTATGGGATTTAGGAGGGGAATACAAACAGATTACAAAGCCCTATTCAGACAAAATGGACAACCTTGGGAACGGGTTTCTATGATGGATGCCGGCCGTCTGGTCTTTGATATCGAGGATACATGA
- a CDS encoding signal peptide containing protein (encoded by transcript BEWA_047030A): MRILAVLWTLYLVRLCHCGGDEDGKKPSTSGENPSTPKETPQGATSTSMGAQGPKVVSKDAKGKHKSVTEKPKIKLSIKVIDLEKLDFKSFDIYECNDNGNEVSLVVPKPGVVVSRVIEGETTIWVPYFDEKLDHFKIFYRFGQVKLALLAYRKGEFATGIWFEKVKDDWFDCTGKHSAKVLALKVPIERRRTFVIDLEDKDDTKQCRIFTARLFGIDVRFYHAKFGYIAREVMYQSVTLWDISQEENEMCFSCNLYYKEKKPYLLVIMINKRDKLKYKCFERVDDEWKPLTLDKFKEARGILMGFPFTTKSKIEQKTKTWWTRTLERLSTRERGSILRREHKTRGPKN; encoded by the coding sequence ATGAGGATTCTAgcagtactatggacaCTATATCTGGTAAGATTATGCCACTGTGGAGGTGATGAGGACGGTAAAAAGCCTTCAACGTCAGGGGAAAATCCATCTACACCAAAAGAAACACCTCAGGGAGCCACCAGCACCTCTATGGGTGCTCAAGGGCCCAAAGTTGTATCAAAAGACGCCAAAGGTAAACATAAAAGTGTAACAGAGAAACCCAAAATCAAGCTATCCATAAAGGTCATCGACTTGGAAAAGCTGGATTTCAAAAGCTTCGACATCTACGAATGCAACGATAATGGTAATGAGGTATCACTAGTGGTTCCTAAGCCCGGTGTGGTTGTTAGCAGGGTCATTGAAGGGGAGACCACGATTTGGGTTCCATATTTTGACGAAAAATTGGACCACTTCAAGATTTTCTATAGGTTCGGCCAGGTTAAATTAGCCTTGTTAGCGTACAGAAAGGGTGAATTTGCTACAGGAATCTGGTTTGAAAAGGTCAAGGACGACTGGTTCGATTGTACCGGTAAACATTCAGCAAAGGTCTTGGCACTAAAAGTGCCCATAGAGCGGAGGAGAACGTTTGTTATCGACCTTGAGGATAAGGACGACACCAAGCAATGCAGAATATTTACTGCACGACTCTTTGGAATAGACGTGAGATTCTACCACGCGAAATTCGGGTACATTGCGAGGGAAGTGATGTATCAGAGTGTCACACTTTGGGATATCAGTCAAGAGGAGAATGAAATGTGCTTCTCCTGTAACCTCTACTATAAAGAGAAGAAGCCATATCTTCTCGTTATAATGATCAACAAGAGAGACAAGTTGAAATACAAATGTTTTGAGAGAGTAGACGATGAGTGGAAACCTTTAACTTTGGACAAGTTTAAGGAGGCCAGAGGCATCCTCATGGGCTTCCCGTTTACCACCAAATCCAAAATCGAGCAAAAAACAAAGACTTGGTGGACTAGAACTTTGGAAAGGTTGAGTACTAGAGAACGCGGATCAATCCTTCGTCGGGAACACAAGACACGGGGACCAAAGAATTGA
- a CDS encoding signal peptide containing protein (encoded by transcript BEWA_047000A), whose translation MIGRIKILIVSTLLFTHTCHCGDEERVVERQPLPCDDADPPELPHAQPSGHNEQAEDSGFILDLSYPNSRIHRSFHYNSDDNHIRLIIPEDDARIRKVVSGQEEVWIPGRGEKFEYAKVFLKNRVPSLVFIVKSKNTATWKWYVKTGNKWKECGRTYNNEMYKLRIPVEKKEDFALEINDSQDTDKCRIFETKILGSPIKLYFPKPGYHVQEVKDTETTIWKASEGTDERCVSCNLFSEYGKPSFFLLKVREKNLLRLVYFEKENNGRWSYINSNQFNKRLSKIRTMHPTSGYLFEDIVANGKSESRVSDPNSAKNPITWLTGCIDAIRAGIPSPTSHRLLWNPPGFGGGYKVESADCEGEREAKSNQPVQGVTWKQVDDSHADSQDVEEKEKND comes from the coding sequence ATGATTGGCAGAATAAAGATCCTCATAGTCTCTACACTCTTATTCACCCATACTTGCCACTGTGGAGACGAAGAAAGGGTTGTAGAAAGACAGCCCTTGCCATGTGATGATGCAGATCCTCCAGAGCTCCCACATGCACAGCCCAGTGGTCATAATGAACAAGCGGAAGATTCAGGCTTTATACTCGACCTTTCATACCCAAACTCTAGGATCCACAGGTCCTTTCACTACAATAGCGACGATAACCACATTAGACTAATCATTCCGGAGGATGATGCAAGGATTAGAAAAGTCGTTAGCGGACAGGAAGAAGTATGGATTCCCGGAAGAGGCGAAAAGTTTGAGTATGCCAAAGTATTCCTAAAGAACAGAGTTCCATCTCTAGTCTTTATTGTCAAGAGTAAAAATACTGCAACATGGAAATGGTACGTAAAGACCGGGAACAAGTGGAAGGAGTGTGGAAGAACCTACAATAACGAAATGTACAAACTCAGGATTCCTGTGGAAAAGAAGGAGGACTTTGCCCTTGAAATAAACGATTCTCAAGACACTGATAAATGCAGGATATTCGAGACCAAGATCCTGGGATCACCCATCAAGCTCTACTTTCCAAAACCTGGCTACCACGTTCAGGAGGTAAAGGACACTGAGACTACCATATGGAAAGCCTCTGAAGGCACAGATGAGAGGTGTGTATCCTGCAATCTGTTTTCTGAATATGGCAAACCTTCGTTCTTTCTCCTGAAAGTTAGGGAAAAGAACTTGCTGAGACTCGtttactttgaaaaggagaATAACGGTAGATGGTCGTACATAAACTCAAATCAGTTTAACAAGAGACTCTCAAAGATACGAACCATGCATCCCACTAGCGGTTACTTGTTCGAGGATATTGTCGCAAATGGAAAGTCAGAGTCTCGAGTCTCAGATCCGAATTCAGCCAAAAACCCAATCACATGGTTGACCGGATGTATAGATGCAATAAGGGCTGGAATACCATCTCCGACATCTCATCGTCTCCTATGGAATCCACCTGGATTTGGCGGTGGATACAAGGTCGAATCAGCGGATTGTGAAGGGGAAAGGGAAGCAAAAAGCAACCAACCAGTCCAAGGAGTGACATGGAAACAAGTGGATGACTCTCATGCAGATTCCCAGGATgttgaagaaaaggaaaagaatgACTGA
- a CDS encoding signal peptide containing protein (encoded by transcript BEWA_046980A), with protein sequence MRILAVLLTVSLVGVCHGKGGNKKPPTQPATPAAKGQATPQAPQNPPKDPTTSKESPAVKPAPQQTAKPGSVPEVKQEKKPPANLQGSVKKEQAQVPQEQQAKPADKPVESPETAEDNVEEKVKSNEDGKPAPEPTGSKDTTLQTDNPTAGRSSLAPQPARQDGSSGNTNANREATPPKPTTPVPLNLANPNESQITVETGSYSGVSLKSYTPKDGHHISSVVNADKELWTAKDKEKCLLAGSYAKGDIELLYLDIDNNGRFDYQYFEKVDGKWNGITQGDFLKKLKERYNPDNILDLTSPDKSKVKIGTKEDKGLKHKNFSLKHDCVISLVVDGKAMLWTASGKEECLSAKLSSKGDSSLAMIWVYAGSSSGYKYFEKNANGEWKKITEEEHNKKLKELQPPAKPEESPEVHRDDSTEDNQANLDQSDSKPANSSLS encoded by the coding sequence ATGAGAATTCTGGCGGTATTGTTGACGGTGTCTCTGGTGGGAGTCTGCCATGGGAAGGGTGGTAATAAGAAGCCACCAACTCAACCGGCGACCCCTGCTGCCAAGGGACAAGCCACTCCACAGGCACCTCAGAATCCTCCTAAGGATCCTACAACTAGTAAGGAATCTCCTGCCGTAAAACCAGCTCCTCAACAAACAGCTAAACCAGGGTCAGTTCCTGAAGTTAAGCAGGAGAAAAAGCCACCTGCAAATCTCCAGGGTAGTGTCAAGAAAGAACAGGCTCAAGTTCCACAAGAACAACAAGCTAAACCTGCCGATAAGCCcgtagaatctccagaaacAGCTGAGGATAATGTAGAAGAGAAGGTAAAGTCCaatgaagatggaaaacCAGCTCCTGAGCCAACTGGATCTAAAGATACTACTCTTCAGActgataatcctactgCAGGTCGCTCTAGTCTGGCTCCCCAGCCAGCTAGACAAGATGGTTCATCTGGAAATACCAATGCTAACAGAGAGGCCACTCCTCCCAAGCCAACCACACCCGTTCCTCTTAACCTTGCCAATCCTAATGAATCCCAGATAACTGTAGAGACAGGAAGCTATAGTGGAGTATCACTAAAGTCTTACACTCCAAAAGATGGTCATCATATCTCCTCAGTTGTTAATGCTGATAAGGAGCTATGGACTGCCAAGGATAAGGAAAAGTGTCTATTGGCTGGTTCTTATGCTAAGGGTGATATAGAACTTCTTTACCTAGATATTGATAACAATGGTCGCTTTGACTATCagtattttgaaaaggtagatggaaaatggaatGGTATCACACAAGGAGACTTTTTAAAGAAACTAAAGGAGAGGTATAACCCTGACAATATTCTAGATCTTACCAGTCCAGATAAATCTAAGGTAAAGATAGGGACGAAGGAAGATAAGGGTCTAAAACATAAGAACTTTAGCCTGAAGCATGATTGTGTTATATCCTTGGTAGTTGACGGTAAAGCTATGCTTTGGACTGCTTCTGGAAAGGAAGAGTGCCTATCTGCTAAATTATCATCAAAGGGAGACTCTTCACTAGCTATGATTTGGGTTTATGCGGGTAGTAGCAGTGGTTataagtactttgagaagaatgctaatggagaatggaagaagattacCGAGGAAGAACATAACAAGAAGCTCAAGGAATTGCAGCCACCAGCTAAGcctgaagaatctccagaagtTCATCGGGATGATTCTACAGAGGATAATCAGGCTAATTTAGACCAGTCGGATTCTAAGCCTGCAAACTCTTCCCTTTCCTAG
- a CDS encoding hypothetical protein (encoded by transcript BEWA_047040A) yields the protein MNESVFSDADSRGSAYSPVTPFENAIFIPEADGDSIETFDSYCEDTKYTYEHARSIHCRLLSLFYFLSFLSSFNDVHGLFGSTGIYDISRHTRTFLDNMDHREIWSSIRQFPSLYLIIPLSDFTLMIIPLIGMIVSMLSFITSFTGCYTFSLLWLLKISSFAFYKKVPKSVADLLLLEVGFLTIFIFSPFRIFDKVEGSWIIPLICRWAFRGVVYKVVFFAGLSKLRLFLNHSLELSKILASIPLPTPLLYYVLKVYRSYGDFDRDSAISLLFYECVLSVFVATPIRKCRLIGGFLTLVYCLFFTLLGNFGSFYLILASCSLFCFDDFALDSLVNSKYNMFTKGSRLVRKVSVDLIESTVADDELFCVYMDDKVGQDDQQTTEGTTSEYEKVVDAITQKGYLKKILPETSDKVKSVVHIICMLSIFVLSLFTICYARYRGLKAVFIFLLCVLLQIHSETLKERLMTEYTLFTLQVWLVGEMLIAGPSVWSFMLFLGLLELQISLSKSHHLVKTIKIMTQMFILLRTIIYGLSMIDRYVDPSVVPEIGYPIDRAFYTFNDYGSIFPINGERMEFVIQGTSDSILSGVTEWKEYEFKAKPSGLDRRPRFLPFYQYSLDNTMEILSARGLDKNIHAPPVYLFGVLRKLLYGSNEVGELFYKNPFAGSAPKYVRVVQYSYDFVGSEARKKGAATMPGHVEAGRWFKRMFQAQVVPPLRLPPLDGGHDADTASSVKKEENGHVVVSTLPEDAQHPEEKNKGLKQGDTKVVHVVHTMPPEKTKGVPLEYADKFNHVIPNVDGLIITKR from the exons ATGAACGAAAGTGTCTTTTCTGATGCTGACTCTCGAGGGAGTGCATATTCTCCGGTGACTCCGTTTGAAAATGCGATTTTTATTCCGGAGGCAGATGGCGATTCCATTGAAACTTTTGACTCTTACTGCGAAGACACAAAGTATACCTATGAACATGCGCGATCGATTCATTGTCGGTTGCTTTCTCTCTTTTATTTCCTCTCCTTTCTGTCTTCCTTCAACGATGTTCACGGGCTTTTCGGGTCCACGGGTATCTATGATATCTCAAGGCACACCAGGACGTTTTTGGATAACATGGATCACCGGGAAATCTGGTCATCCATTCGCCAATTTCCATCACTCTATTTGATCATTCCTCTGAGTGACTTTACCCTGATGATCATTCCACTAATTGGAATGATAGTCTCGATGCTGAGCTTCATTACGAGTTTCACGGGATGCTACACTTTTAGTCTCTTGTGGCTCTTGAAAATCTCGAGCTTTGCCTTTTACAAAAAGGTCCCAAAAAGCGTCGCTGATTTGTTGCTCTTGGAAGTTGgcttcttgaccattttcatcttttcaCCCTTTAGAATCTTTGACAAAGTGGAGGGAAGCTGGATCATTCCACTGATTTGCAGATGGGCGTTCCGAGGAGTTGTCTACAAGGTAGTCTTTTTCGCCGGATTATCCAAGCTGAGACTCTTTTTAA ATCACTCGTTGGAGCTGTCGAAGATCTTGGCGTCGATTCCTTTGCCGACGCCTCTCTTGTATTATGTCCTCAAGGTTTACCGTAGTTATGGTGACTTTGACCGGGACAGTGCTATATCTCTCCTCTTTTACGAGTGTGTTTTGAGTGTTTTTGTGGCTACACCGATAAGAAAGTGTAGACTAATTGGGGGTTTTCTTACCCTAGTCTACTGTTTGTTTTTCACTTTACTGGGTAATTTCGGGTCCTTTTACCTAATTCTGGCTTCATGCTCGCTCTTCTGCTTTGATGACTTTGCCCTGGATAGTCTCGTAAACTCAAAGTATAACATGTTTACCAAGGGCAGTAGGCTCGTTAGGAAAGTTTCCGTGGATCTCATTGAGAGCACAGTCGCAGATGATGAGCTCTTTTGTGTCTACATGGATGATAAAGTGGGACAGGATGACCAGCAAACTACAGAGGGTACAACTAGTGAATATGAAAAGGTCGTGGATGCAATTACGCAAAAGGGGTACCTCAAGAAAATTCTGCCAGAGACGAGTGATAAGGTAAAATCGGTTGTTCACATCATCTGCATGTTGTCGATTTTTGTCCTCTCACTCTTCACCATATGTTACGCGAGATATCGGGGTCTAAAGGCTGTCTTTATCTTCTTGCTCTGTGTACTCTTGCAGATCCACTCTGAGACGTTGAAGGAGAGGCTCATGACAGAGTATACGCTCTTTACTCTCCAAGTATGGCTGGTGGGAGAAATGCTCATTGCTGGTCCCTCCGTCTGGAGTTTTATGCTCTTTCTGGGACTTTTGGAGCTCCAAATTTCGCTATCCAAGAGCCACCATTTGGTCAAGACCATCAAGATTATGACGCAAATGTTCATTCTCCTGCGTACCATCATATATGGTCTCAGCATGATCGATCGGTATGTTGACCCTAGCGTCGTCCCGGAGATTGGATATCCCATTGACCGCGCattttacacttttaaCGACTATGGAAGTATTTTCCCAATCAATGGAGAAAGGATGGAATTTGTTATTCAGGGAACATCAGACTCTATCCTCAGCGGAGTCACGGAATGGAAGGAATACGAGTTCAAAGCTAAGCCTAGCGGTCTAGATAGGAGACCAAGATTCCTCCCCTTTTACCAGTACTCGCTGGATAATACaatggagattctctcTGCCAGGGGTCTGGACAAAAACATTCATGCACCTCCAGTTTACCTCTTTGGGGTCCTCAGGAAGTTGCTGTATGGCTCAAATGAAGTTGGCGAGCTCTTTTACAAGAATCCATTCGCTGGAAGTGCCCCCAAGTACGTGCGAGTTGTTCAGTACTCTTACGACTTTGTTGGTTCTGAGGCGAGGAAGAAGGGGGCGGCAACGATGCCGGGACATGTAGAAGCTGGAAGATGGTTCAAGAGGATGTTCCAGGCCCAAGTTGTGCCTCCCCTGAGACTTCCTCCACTCGACGGCGGTCATGATGCAGACACAGCCTCCAGTGTgaaaaaggaggaaaacGGTCACGTTGTAGTCTCCACGTTGCCTGAGGATGCACAACatccagaagaaaagaacAAGGGCCTAAAGCAAGGCGACACCAAAGTGGTACACGTGGTCCATACCATGCCGCCAGAAAAGACAAAGGGAGTCCCCCTAGAGTATGCAGATAAGTTCAATCATGTTATACCAAACGTAGATGGACTCATTATTACAAAAAGATGA